The nucleotide window AGCAGATGCTCCTGAAAGTTTAGAGATAAGCAACAACTTAGAGCGAAACACCAAGACGGAGCCGTCGGTTCCAAGCTTCGCTATCTTAAGAAGATTATATATTACTTGTTTAGGCTATATGGTCTTAGGTTTATGTAGTGGCTTGTTCTATCGAGAGTACACTAAGTTCCATAATTATTACGGCGATACAAACTTAAGTGTCATGCATACCCATGCTTTGACTTTAGGGTTTCTATTCTTCCTTATCGTCATTTGCTTAGAGGTTACCATTCGAATATCGCGATATAAAGGGTTCGAAGCGTTCTTCCTATATTATAATCTCGGTCTGATTATCACGATTCTCCACTTAGGCTGGCGCGGGCTTTTGCAAATTTGGGGTACGACATTAAATATTGCACACGTCGCAGGTTTTGGACATTTCTTACTAAGCATTGGTTTGATTATGTTTTTCCGCTGTTTGTGGTTCGCAATAAAGAAAACTTAGTTCAGATGGAGTTTTTGCTCCACCTGAACTTTAGTTGCACTTATTTCGAAGCTTGGCGGTACTTATCTCCCACTTATAAAAGTGGGAGTATTAGTAAAAGTCGCTGAGATAAAGTCATACAGGTTGA belongs to Desulfuribacillus stibiiarsenatis and includes:
- a CDS encoding disulfide oxidoreductase, whose product is MEDFKQLVRQHALTFAWAISLIAIAGSFYFSEVMGFIPCVLCWHQRVAVYLIAILLSVAAYKDNLRIAKVYVLPLAFLGSTISLYHYALQKKFLPEFLKSDTGCTIGVPCDGIYIQWLGFITIPFLALTAFMMIAITILTVMYFNKDRADAPESLEISNNLERNTKTEPSVPSFAILRRLYITCLGYMVLGLCSGLFYREYTKFHNYYGDTNLSVMHTHALTLGFLFFLIVICLEVTIRISRYKGFEAFFLYYNLGLIITILHLGWRGLLQIWGTTLNIAHVAGFGHFLLSIGLIMFFRCLWFAIKKT